The sequence below is a genomic window from Candidatus Omnitrophota bacterium.
CATTCTCAGCAGATAGAATTCGCCAGGCTCAACCTGAGCAATACCGTCCTGAGCAAGCGCAAACTGCTGAATCTTGTAGAAGAAGGACATGTAAGCGGATGGGATGATCCCAGAATGCCCACCATCTCTGGACTGAGAAGGAGGGGATATACCCCGGATTCAATAAAAAGGTTTTGTGATGTAATAGGCGTGTCAAAGGTGAACAGCATCGTGGACATAAACGTGCTGGAGAACTGCCTTCGGGAAGAGCTGAACATGACAGCGCCTCGCGTAATGGCGGTCCTTGACCCGCTAAAGGTCGTTATAACGAATTACCCAGAGGGAAAAGAAGAAAAGCTGGAGGCCATTAATAATCCGGAGGACCCCAAAGCCGGCACGCGAACAGTGCCCTTCTCGCGGGAGATATATATTGAAAAAGCTGATTTTATGGAGAACCCTCCGAAAAAGTTCTTCCGCCTTGCTCCCGGGCGGGAAGTCCGCCTCAGGTATGCGTATTTCATCACATGCAAGGAGGTCGTTAAGGACAGCCGGGGGAATATTACCGAACTCAGATGCACCTACGATCCCGCGACGAAGGGAGGGGACGCGCCCGACGGACGGAAGGTCAAGGGCACGCTTCACTGGGTATCCGCGCTTCACGCGGCCGAGGCAGAAGTGAGGCTTTATGATTACCTTTTTACCGAAAGGGACCCTGACCAGACAGAAGAAGGGAAGGATTACCTCTCGAACCTAAACCCTGATTCGGTGAAAATACTTTCCTCCTGCCGGGTGGAACCTTCTCTTAAGGAGCCCGAGCCGGGTCGGATGTACCAGTTTGAGAGAAAGGGATATTTCTATACGGACCCTGTGGATACATCCGCGGCCAGGCCTGTTTTCAACCGTACTGTGACCCTGCGGGACACCTGGGCGAAGATAGCCAAAAGGCAGAAGGCGAAGTAAAAAATACTTTAAAAATAAGCGCCTTGTAGTATAATAATTCCCTCTGGAACAATATAGGCGCTGGGATGTGGTGTAATTGGTAACACGAATGACTCTGGATCATTTGTTCCTGGTTCGAGTCCAGGCATCCCAGCCATAAATATACAAAAAAACCCGCTTTTCAGCGGGTTTTTTGATGTCTAACGCATCAAGAACCTATTTATTCTCGATCGTCTTTTCCCTGATGGTCTTGAGCATCAGATAACGGATGTTCGCCGAGTTCAGCGGAATGTTCTTAAGACGCGAGACTTCCAGCAGGCCTTCGACGGATCTGCTCAGGACGGGTGAGGTAATGTTCTTGGCACGGTTTTCCATGTATAACCTGAAAGAGTCGTCGATGTTGGTCGTCGTGGTCTGTGTGATCTTTTCCCACTGGGCGTCAAAGAGCTGCCTTGCCGTCAAAAAGTAAAGGAAGGTCTTTTTAAGGTCCTCAAGAGGCAGTTCCATGAGCCTGCCGAACTCATAATTGGCTTTCTGGTAACGTTTCACGTTTTCCATGAAAGGCTTGACGTTATAGCTGTCATGGCCCGAATACGACCAGAGCAGAGTGAAGTCATATCCGGCCTTCTCGAGCCTGAACAGGTTCTTCTCAAGGTCCTTGGGGCCTATTTCTCCCATACCGACAGGCCGGCCTTCGGGTTTCTGCCCGAGGTATTTCCACAGCTTCCTGGTGGACATGTCTATGGGCCAGAGGCCCTCTACATCGATATTGTAAGATTCCAGGCTTTCCCAGTAATGTATCATCAGAACATCGACCCCGCCGGCTATGGGGGCCCAGTACCTGAGGTCTTCCGGCCAGCTCCTGAATCCCACCGAAACCGGTATGGAGGGGCCGATGGCATCTTTCAGAAGGTAAAGCCCTTCTCCCACGAAGTTGACCAGATC
It includes:
- a CDS encoding glutamine--tRNA ligase/YqeY domain fusion protein; translated protein: MEKARTNFIRQIIEEDLKQGKNQGRVHTRFPPEPNGYLHIGHAKSIGLNHGIARDYNGKFNLRFDDTNPCKEEQEYVNSIIEDVKWLGADWEGRLFFASDYFAKMYEYALELIKKGRAYVCDLSLDQVRQYRGTITEPGKDSPYRDRTVEENLELFEAMRGGEFPDGSRTLRAKIDMSHPNLLMRDPVMYRILHAAHHRTGKEWCIYPMYDWAHGLEDSIERITHSLCTLEFETHRQLYDWFLEELGAYHSQQIEFARLNLSNTVLSKRKLLNLVEEGHVSGWDDPRMPTISGLRRRGYTPDSIKRFCDVIGVSKVNSIVDINVLENCLREELNMTAPRVMAVLDPLKVVITNYPEGKEEKLEAINNPEDPKAGTRTVPFSREIYIEKADFMENPPKKFFRLAPGREVRLRYAYFITCKEVVKDSRGNITELRCTYDPATKGGDAPDGRKVKGTLHWVSALHAAEAEVRLYDYLFTERDPDQTEEGKDYLSNLNPDSVKILSSCRVEPSLKEPEPGRMYQFERKGYFYTDPVDTSAARPVFNRTVTLRDTWAKIAKRQKAK